In Desulfobacterales bacterium, one genomic interval encodes:
- a CDS encoding SpoIIE family protein phosphatase, with protein KRSFKEYSLNGLHNGQVILIGTDGIWETENERGERFGKDRLREILRSNSRGSAEKIIRAITDNLVAFRQNATQTDDVTMVVIKAWS; from the coding sequence AAAACGGTCATTTAAGGAGTATTCGCTTAACGGCCTGCACAATGGACAGGTCATCTTGATTGGAACGGACGGTATTTGGGAAACCGAAAATGAACGGGGAGAGAGGTTTGGTAAAGACAGGCTTCGTGAAATTTTACGGAGCAACAGCCGTGGTTCTGCCGAAAAAATTATTCGGGCCATAACGGATAATCTGGTGGCTTTTCGCCAAAATGCTACCCAGACGGATGACGTCACTATGGTCGTCATTAAGGCATGGTC